A part of Terriglobales bacterium genomic DNA contains:
- a CDS encoding ArsI/CadI family heavy metal resistance metalloenzyme, giving the protein MTSDAAAMKPHVSIFVRDVEKSTAFYRRMFGAEPVKVRRGYAKFDVAQPALNFVINQAKFSGPGALSHLGLQVATTEEVLKTRQRWLDAGLEVRDEMKTDCCYAIQDKSWVSDPDGNQWEVFVVLEDQLPEKPAASDVVESCCTPTSTCCTPACRPAAEEGATAQG; this is encoded by the coding sequence ATGACCAGCGATGCCGCCGCAATGAAGCCGCACGTTTCCATTTTCGTCCGCGACGTGGAGAAGAGCACTGCGTTCTACCGCCGCATGTTTGGCGCCGAGCCGGTCAAAGTCAGGCGCGGCTACGCCAAGTTCGACGTGGCGCAGCCCGCGCTGAACTTCGTCATCAACCAGGCAAAGTTCTCCGGGCCGGGCGCGCTCTCGCACCTGGGCCTACAGGTCGCCACGACCGAAGAGGTGCTCAAAACACGCCAGCGCTGGCTCGACGCCGGTCTTGAAGTTCGCGATGAAATGAAGACCGACTGTTGTTACGCGATCCAGGACAAGAGCTGGGTCTCCGATCCCGACGGCAACCAGTGGGAGGTGTTCGTAGTGCTCGAGGACCAGCTCCCGGAGAAGCCGGCCGCCAGCGACGTGGTGGAGAGCTGCTGCACTCCGACTTCGACCTGCTGCACGCCCGCGTGCCGCCCGGCGGCCGAAGAGGGCGCCACCGCGCAAGGCTGA
- a CDS encoding metalloregulator ArsR/SmtB family transcription factor has protein sequence MARSLGLESLFRALADPTRLRILNLMAESEICVCFFVAILGASQPKVSRHLAYLRRAGLVAARRDGKWMHYRIATPAQPQAAAILRSTLDAMRHDPKMQRDRARLTEACCGVKKLVGIADAPLPSLVTQ, from the coding sequence ATGGCACGGTCCCTGGGTCTGGAGTCGCTGTTTCGCGCACTCGCCGACCCCACGCGATTGCGCATCCTCAACCTGATGGCCGAGAGCGAGATCTGCGTCTGCTTCTTCGTCGCCATCCTGGGCGCCAGCCAGCCCAAGGTCTCACGCCACCTGGCCTACCTGCGCCGCGCCGGACTCGTCGCCGCGCGCCGCGACGGGAAGTGGATGCACTACCGTATCGCCACGCCCGCCCAGCCGCAGGCCGCCGCCATTCTGCGCTCAACGCTGGACGCAATGCGCCATGATCCCAAAATGCAGCGCGACCGCGCCCGTCTCACCGAGGCATGCTGCGGCGTGAAGAAGCTGGTGGGAATCGCCGACGCTCCCCTGCCCTCCCTGGTCACGCAATAG